A region from the Leishmania panamensis strain MHOM/PA/94/PSC-1 chromosome 20 sequence genome encodes:
- a CDS encoding hypothetical protein (TriTrypDB/GeneDB-style sysID: LpmP.20.5640) encodes MPVVDVSVLSATRITGTSLRSSFCVYVRLQGQAIRTKLSNADRSGEVCFGERFRFQYHYETTNPVRNRLFVELWTKSLFSQSCVSVAWIEMGEQRFVRGEQLRVNLHGTFEGKSSTLTLVITPLDFGEHLSVAQQPIPVMYGMPVEGTPLELPSPYSSAAYTPNTCPTVLDPMSRQKHEGLQPQPQTFVPASLPPPLYSDLLLARQHQVSGGANGQGLGALPAPSQNAKRDHNVDHSKKSQQL; translated from the coding sequence ATGCCTGTGGTGGATGTCTCGGTTCTGTCCGCGACAAGGATCACAGGCACGTCGCTGCGCAGTTCATtctgcgtgtacgtgcgtctCCAGGGCCAGGCGATCCGCACGAAGCTCTCCAACGCTGACCGCTCGGGTGAAGTATGCTTTGGCGAGCGGTTCCGCTTCCAGTACCACTATGAGACGACCAACCCAGTCCGCAACCGCCTGTTCGTGGAGCTGTGGACCAAGTCGCTGTTCTCGCAAAGTTGTGTGTCAGTTGCATGGATTGAGATGGGCGAGCAGCGCTTCGTGCGCGGTGAGCAACTGCGCGTGAACTTGCATGGCACCTTCGAGGGCAAAAGCTCCACGCTCACTCTTGTGATCACGCCGCTGGACTTCGGCGAGCATCTCAGCGTGGCACAGCAGCCCATCCCAGTTATGTACGGGATGCCGGTGGAGGGTACTCCACTTGAATTGCCAAGCCcgtacagcagcgctgcctacACACCGAACACGTGCCCCACTGTGCTGGATCCAATGTCACGCCAAAAGCACGAGGGGTtacagccgcagccgcagacatTTGTCcctgcgtcgctgccgccgccgctctaCTCGGACCTTTTGCTGGCCAGGCAACATCAGGTCTCCGGCGGCGCCAACGGCCAGGGCCTGGGTGCGCTGCCGGCACCAAGCCAGAACGCCAAACGCGACCACAACGTGGACCACTCGAAGaagtcgcagcagctgtag
- a CDS encoding hypothetical protein (TriTrypDB/GeneDB-style sysID: LpmP.20.5650), with protein sequence MLGSSAKVTQRLLKAAEQEVVSAQLENFERMYPEASICFYQRDGRASGTLSDSSVDLLGERPTLGMQTRPPLSISTKRTAANAQGSRSHVDRLTAPPFSGAAVHAERTILAEAQQTQEAVTWLRECPSRTLQLLQQRVLGSIEVLFTQLVGMPVAARQVLEHVAAASKPTAPKKNAGTGDGDDAVGPQYVLPPQPLTFSEFISSFLLDNPAGAASTSRALPFSLVLLSGRPQSVVPLTSLHVVYGLHVVEEVLHRPSLSTSSSMSASLPTAATGLEDHQALLSEVVHWTTFFESVFDKAREGLCRDPLNLYAAVLLACAERGAWELHNTADVLAKEAVRLLKLEGAASGRRPVVCAACRTTAAHLADSCQSYVKHALRTVAAPQHPANHVSSRSSAKGSKSSASSRGAAPITRLFLATPAVVWWAAAFLRLYRLRTPIAAPRRVPAVKGMSGTSTMLLDSNAQTGATGDVVSSAEAYLIRDWIAQAAKMDREGFTVQEDAGCLCIPLSCATHTPVAVFGFTQENVQAALDRMTTWVDTGVATNTPLRVDELLAALQDEYAALPYYLSYFTDVCADI encoded by the coding sequence ATGCTCGGCAGCTCCGCCAAGGtgacgcagcgcctcttgaAGGCGGCCgagcaggaggtggtgagtGCTCAGCTAGAAAATTTTGAGCGCATGTACCCAGAAGCAAGCATATGCTTCTACCAGCGTGATGGGCGTGCCTCCGGCACCCTCTCCGACTCCTCCGTCGACCTCCTCGGCGAGCGTCCTACTCTGGGTATGCAGACGcggccccccctctccataTCTACAaagcgcaccgccgccaatgCACAGGGCAGCAGATCACACGTGGATCGActgacagcgccgccgttcAGCGGGGCAGCCGTACATGCGGAGCGCACCATCTTGGCTGAGGCACAACAAACGCAGGAGGCCGTGACGTGGCTACGCGAGTGCCCCAGTCGAaccctgcagctgcttcagcagcgcgtccTGGGCTCAATAGAAGTCCTCTTCACCCAGCTGGTCGGCATGCCGGTGGCCGCGCGTCAAGTATTGGagcacgtcgccgctgcaAGCAAACCGACAGCACCAAAGAAGAATGCTGGcaccggcgacggcgacgacgcggtGGGACCGCAGTACGTGCTACCGCCGCAGCCTCTCACGTTCTCAGAGTTCATTAGCAGCTTCCTGCTCGACAATCCGGCTGGCGCCGCCTCGACGtcgcgcgcgctgccgttCAGCCTTGTGCTTCTCAGCGGGCGTCCGCAGTCGGTGGTGCCGCTAACGTCGCTGCACGTCGTCTACGGGCTTCACGTtgtcgaggaggtgctgcaccgaCCGAGCCTCTCGACATCCTCATCCATGTCGGCTTCATTGCCGACAGCGGCAACGGGGCTGGAAGATCATCAAGCTCTCCTCTCGGAGGTGGTGCACTGGACCACCTTCTTCGAGTCAGTCTTCGAcaaagcgagggagggcCTTTGCAGGGACCCACTGAACCTCtacgcggcggtgctgctggcctGTGCGGAGCGTGGCGCCTGGGAACTACACAACACGGCTGACGTCCTCGCCAAAGAGGCGGTTCGGCTGCTGAAACTGGAGGGCGCTGCCAGCGGGCGCCGCCCCGtcgtgtgcgctgcgtgccgTACGACGGCCGCGCACCTCGCCGACAGCTGCCAAAGCTATGTGAAGCACGCCCTGCGCACCGTCGCAGCTCCCCAACACCCAGCCAACCAcgtcagcagccgcagcagtgctaAGGGTAGCAAGAGCTCAGCGTCAAgtcgcggcgcggcgcctaTCACGCGGCTCTTCCTGGCCACGCCTGCAGTGGTGTGGTGGGCTGCCGCCTTCCTGCGATTGTATCGACTGCGCACGCCGATTGCAGCCCCGCGCCGAGTTCCAGCCGTGAAAGGAATGAGCGGCACCTCGACGATGTTGCTCGACAGTAACGCGCAGACGGGGGCTACCGGCGATGTGGTGAGCAGTGCGGAGGCGTACCTCATCCGTGACTGGATAGCGCAAGCTGCTAAGATGGATAGAGAGGGATTCACCGTGCAGGAGGACGCCGGCTGCCTCTGCATCCCactcagctgcgccacccacacacctgTCGCGGTGTTCGGCTTCACACAGGAGAATGTGCAGGCTGCACTGGATCGCATGACGACGTGGGTGGACACTGGCGTTGCGACCAACACGCCGCTGCGGGTCGATGAGCTgctcgcagcgctgcaggacgAGTACGCTGCTCTTCCGTACTACCTCAGTTACTTCACCGACGTATGCGCAGACATCTAG